The Nicotiana tomentosiformis chromosome 9, ASM39032v3, whole genome shotgun sequence genome contains the following window.
acattatacagaaggacgttcgatggaccactggcggtatgtttgggaccaggagataccaattatgttttacgagaggtccatgaaggcacttgtggaaaccactccggTGCCGAACCATTAATtcgcaaaatcatcagagcagggtactactgggatagcatggagaaggacactaaggagttcgttcgaaaatgtgataaatgccaaaggtttgcaccgatgatccatcaacccgaagAGCAGCTTCATTCTGTCATTTCtccttggccattcatgaaatggggaatggatatcgtcggccctttaccattggccccaggtaaagctaaactcattttgtttatgactgactatttctctaaatgggttgaagcataggcattcgaaaaagtgagagaaaaagaggttatagatttcatctgggaccacatcgtgtgtcgatttgggataccagcaAAAATAACATGTGACAATGATAGACAGTTTATCGGCggtaaagtgacgaaattcctcgaagaccataaaataaaaagaatactgTCTACACTatatcatcctagcgggaacgaacaggccgaatcaacgaacaaggttatcatccaaaacataaagaaaagattgaacgaagctaaaggaaagttgagataaattttgcccgaagtcctttgggcatatcggacaacatctaaatccagtacaGGAGCAACCCCATTTTCCCTTGTGTATGGATCTGAAGCTCTAATTCCGGTCAAAGTCGGGGAACCAAGTGCAAGGTTCCGACATACATCGGAAGAATCGAACTATgaggcaatgaatactagcctcgaattattagatgaaaaatgagaggcggcactggttcgaatggctgcacaaaaataatgaatcaaaaggtactacaacagaaaaaccaacctccgccatttcaaggCCAGGGACTTGGTCCTATGGACGGTCACTGTCaatactcgagatcctaatgaaggaaagctcggcccaaattgggaaggaccctatcaggtcctcgatatagtcgggaaatggtcttataaacttggagcaattgatggaaaaccattaccaaacaattggaacatatcgcttctcaaacgatattactgttaaggtatgattttctcctctatcgtctatatacgtatattcgacactaactcattgcaggaattcgacGAAAAACATCAAGACCTCTAGTTTCAAAGCacttttgtactctttttcccttaagttcggcttttatcccaaatgggttttttcggtaaggtttttaacgagacaacaactatgtgctacccggggacaaatcaatagtatctgaggctccttcataatcaacctcgaatactggggggctaccaagcgaataaatcaagttcgacACAAGAAAGTCTCTCCGTATCAAATTCATGacaaacagggtctcgatagaaaAAAGTGTAAgtgccaaatggtcaaaacgaaccatgcccacgtagttttgctggaactctggcacaagatacaaacacatgtgtaatgacttataaaggagaacttctttttcatatatctcacactttgaaaatattttcctggttcatgattcaaacaggcttaaaggccaaccaccatcaaAGGGATTTTTGATACAAgtggtcataaaaagcctacgggctaagatatcctgagttcgagttcgaaacaatcactcactcaattattaaagcctaagggctatattacttcgagttcgagcaatcactcactcggtcataaaaagcctacgggctaatatactttgagttcgagttcaaaacaatcactcactcaattattaaactcTAAGGgcaatcttatttcgagttcgagcaattactcaccCGGTtttaaaaagcctacgggctaatatactttgagttcgagttcgaaacaatcactcactcaattattaaagcataagggctatcttacttcgagttcgagcaatctctcactcggtcataaaaagcctacgggctaagatactttgagttcgagttcgaaacaatcactcactcaattatcaaaacttaagggctatcttacttagaGTTTGAAcgttcacttgactactaagcctgtgggctacttttattttgagctcgagcaaacactcactcggccgtAAAGGCTTCGAAGGCTGAATTCGATAAAATTACCTAAATCCTCATGAAAAACATCCGCAAGGCATGAATGTAATCTTCACGAAGCaagtcagtaaaagaaaaagatatttgtataagATATACAAAGATGGATTACATAAATAAATGCAACATAGAAGAAGCTAAGGGCTAAACTTCTGGGTTATCATCGAGAGCGGTCCcttctccaccgggctccccCCATCTTCGACCTTCGGACCCACTCTTGCtaccattatcatcatcatcatccctATCAGAAGCCAAGGTCTCAGcttcagcttcgagttctttagccctttttatctcttcagcaaggtcgaaacctcgagcatgtatcTCCTCAAGGGTATCCCTCCAagaccgacacttagcaagttcggcaacccaatgtgctcgagtgtcggcagtatcctctgcctctcttgcctccatttgagcagcctcggcatcggccCGATACACGGTAATGGACTTGTCCACcatgactttcgacgactcaacctctgccttggcctcagcaagttGTGTTTCGAGATCCACGATCCTCTTAGCCTGAGCCGAACACTTTTGCTTGGtgcttcgaagctgaacatcggccgataataatttggccaagatggtttctttttctgcagctaggcggtcaatagtctccttccaccggtcacattcggccttgatttgatcgacttcttcccgaagcaacctgatcttttcaaccttttgctgcagttGAGATGacgaagggttagcttccacagttgggtcaaacccatactctaacagaacgagtctcacctgcttatctagttcggccGCTTCTTcatgagccttagccaaatctgtttggaggtcctttatagtctcgtccttttggctgcaaagaagctgcaaagcatctctctcccccgagaccctccaaagctcgacctcacactggctgaggtcaACTCGAAACCTGCTAAaggcctgcacagtagggaaaaaacacaagtcaagtctagaaaagaatgaagaaaccaagcgcagtaaaatcattacccgagaaatgaaacgttaggcctcttctaggagaagagaagcgtCACTAATGTAGGAGGCATCATcaactccagtaaagcaatcctgAAAAGGGTCCCCTACGCTAGAGcttccgcccatatcgggggtcttcaattctcgagcttcctttaacgtctcctcagaaaaggtcggaAGATAAGGCAAATGACTCACTATCATAGTCCCAAGCGAATCGCTCGGGACGCTCTGATCGAGACTTGGGGTATCGGAATCGACCCCGACCGGTATAGTCATTATCGGCTCAGAAGGTCTGGCGACCTCGACAGCTTTCGCAGATTGGATCACCAAAGCCGAgacatcatcttcttcttcttctctcagtcgttggaccgagtccgtCGAAAGAGTGAtcgccttcctcctcacccttcgagttttgggcttggagtcctctgaccgagagtcagcttttcgcttcttatctttccccagTTCCGGGACCAaggacttggttccttcctcaccactcgaaggcctcaaaacggcatccttggttacacctgcatgaaaggaagtcGGTAATGAATGAAGCGTAAAAATATTTCGAAGAACACGAGAAGTgacccttaccgtgattcttggcctcccatctatcttttgccaaatcacgccaagcacgctcggcataagaggaagtcgaggctaacttcaaAATCCAATCCTCaaggtcgggtaccgcttgtggcatccaaggggcagctgtatatcggagaaagatatcAGATAGAATCAAAGAAAGATACAAAAAAGCAACGCCTTATGAAAACCACTTacaatcaaaatttcattcctcggggaacgacatcttctctttcagaatgaggtcacgggtcctcacccgaatataacggcccatccaaccctgatccttgtcttcgtcgatgctcgacattaaagctttcgatgcccgacgatgaagcctgattagtcctcgaaagatttgagtctgatacaatcgtatgaggtaatttagggtgaaatccagccccccggccttattggagaagaagcgaagtaaggtCACTATGTGCCATAGAGAAGGATAAATTTGACCGAGAGTGAcatgatatcttttgcaaaaatcaatgatcactgggtcgacgggacccaacgtgaaagggtaagtatatacaCTTAAAATTTCCTCCGCATgagtgatgacgctctcttcgggagaggaaatttgcaacacaacctcgggaccccagttgcagtctttcctcacaacctcgagatggccctctgttatcgagcacatgtacatcgacacatgctcacatcgactcggaaccgacgaaggattttcaacattaaaatcgatcttcagagtacacgggccaGAAACATACTCATGGGgaggcggctccaccggcgcTTTGTCATCGGACGGCCATGAAGAGGAaactttctccttctgaggtacggtttttgaagtttttgccattgatgTAAGAGAAAAGAAGAGCAAAggaagatgaaaggttgatgaaggtggctctacaagcggcgaaatagaggcagaaagagtaagaaaatttgggagGTTGGAGatataaaagtggtaaatgataaatggaagggctatttataggtttataccgtggcggttcaatatcagcggtggccgatcACCGTTTGacgtgcattaaataccttgaaagactaaatcgacgggacagctATGACATACGTCAAGATCGAGCCCAGTGAAAATGCTAGCTTACAATCCGATCGGGTCGTCAAAAATCAAAtcgcttctcaccacattcttcctgagaaacgaggggactatctatatacggtcgaaataaattTCGGTCTCCGTATATTTGATCGAGCtcgaatggtaagcgatcgaagtgagagctcGAGACGAATTTCgaggatagtacaaacaagcttcaaGCTCCcagaccgatcgaggaatcggctcggtatcattatcaagcccatgaccaaatcgaatcGCAAGGCAAATagaaggttgtcggagatgcacagaccgattgacactcaccctgaatgtcgaactcaaactcaaggccgagggctcgatccaataccgagctcgagccagtaacGAGCTTGCAGAcaggagccgttgcaaccgcactaggggagagtatcttggcaggaatcgaggaagagacaattcttCATGGGTTtttcactatatattttttattataaataaagtaggatctctctactataaagggagaatccttgtaagcacaagcaggttcacacattgtaagaaaatactacttctatttattgaagaataaagTTCTTAAACCTGTTTTACTCAGCATACTCTCTCTTCTAGTTCAACAATTTATATCCCATTTCTATAGTCAAGAATCAAAATATTTTcacttctacgtacgatttatgtcaagctatatcacgaatccttagaactacttataaattcaactatattcgatttttcgggtaaacaatatatatatatatatatatatatatatatatatatatatatatatatatatatatatatttgctgtAAAATAAACGTTAATTCTTTGTCAAGTTCAAATATAAAACTCGTTTAGGTTCTTTGTACACACTCCAACTTGAAAAGGCTCAGCACTAAGTTGCTATTTTAATGGTAAAATGGCATGTCCCACTTGAGGCGTTTCAGACTGTTAGAAACTTCTCTTAATATTTACTATAACATATATTTTAATCAGACTCGACTTGAATAATGCTAATTCTTTTGTTTATATTTTAAGCCATCATTCTTTTCCTTGTTTTCTTCCTTCAAAAAGGAAAATATGTTCTGTATcgtttttgtcttcttttttattttatttttcttcctccTGCTACAGGATATTTTGCCATGAAGTAGTAGAAGATGAGATATGGAAAGAAAGAGAGGGTGACGGTACTCCAGATATGAGAGATTAGATTCTCTAAATCCTTAAATATAAGTTCAATCCGAAGatgagaggagagaaaaaaggaaaatagtGTAACTATATCCCTTGATTGAAGGCACGAATAATGAATTTGGAGCCTTTTAAGGTGGATTGTATATATTTTGCAACTGTTTAGATCAGATAAATACCAAAACATGAACATTTTTTTATAATAAGATTTCAAATTAATGGATCAATTTAACCAACTCCCACGAATTTCCTTGAAACGGACTTCACGGCCCACTACGCATATTAACGTAACAACCCACTTATAGGATTCAGTAGCACCCTTTAAGATTTAAACTACATCTAACTAAATTAAAGGCTAACTATGAAAACTAAAAATAAGGacaacaaaagcaaagaataAACTAATTGGTTGCCATGTTTTCATCCACGTGAATCAGATATGGTAGCATGTTttacaaagaaagaaagaaagaaaaaatgtaaTAACAAACTGCTAAGCTATCATGCTCCCAAACAAAAAATGATACTAGAAATAAATTAACGTGACAAAGTGAAAAGGAAATGGATAATACAAAGTCATATGCAAAAATAAATATCTAAAACTTAAGAGTTTAAGAAATGAACCTTGGCTAAGCAGGAACAACTTCTAATTCTCGAACAGATGTCAAACAAAGACCTTGATCGGAAGACTCGACGACTTCGCTTCACTCAACTCTGGAGCTGCTCTCTTTGTGCGAAAAGGGGACTGTTTTAAGGTCATTTTCGCAGCTGCTTTTGCTGGGTTTGAGGGTTGTTTGGTTGCGATTTTTTAGGTATTTCGTGCCTGTTTTTGTGGCTGTTTTGTAGCTGCGTTTTGCTTGTTTCAGCTGGATTTCAGTGGTGTTGACTGCTGGATTTAATGGAGGGTTTTAAGGATCATCGAGGAAGAAGAAGATTGCTGCGCAGCTTTTTTCTTTAGGGCTCAaggtaggggtgtcaatggttcggttcggttcggccggttattttataaaattggtACCATACctatttttcggttattctattatgtataaccaaaattagacttttcaaaACCGTcacaatcatgtcggtttctcttcggtatcggtacgattcggttaattttcggtatttttatAAATAGGTCATGTAAAATTCACCATCAGAAGTAAAATGTAATAACATAcgttcttttataggacttagcaaaactctctagatatttttactgtttaaagggtgatgaattaaaaaaaatgaaagatgactagagtatagatccatcaactattctacgaCAACGTAAAAAAAACCAAGCAaaggcaaagaaaatataaatcacacgag
Protein-coding sequences here:
- the LOC138899269 gene encoding uncharacterized protein yields the protein MILLRLVSSFFSRLDLCFFPTVQAFSRFRVDLSQCEVELWRVSGERDALQLLCSQKDETIKDLQTDLAKAHEEAAELDKQQKVEKIRLLREEVDQIKAECDRWKETIDRLAAEKETILAKLLSADVQLRSTKQKCSAQAKRIVDLETQLAEAKAEVESSKVMVDKSITVYRADAEAAQMEAREAEDTADTRAHWVAELAKCRSWRDTLEEIHARGFDLAEEIKRAKELEAEAETLASDRDDDDDNGSKSGSEGRRWGEPGGEGTALDDNPEV